The following are from one region of the Cyanobium gracile PCC 6307 genome:
- a CDS encoding IS3 family transposase: MIDQLADQHSISWLCRQLGVARSGFYAWRQRHEAPGKRAAENARLTAEIQAVFGEHRGFYGSPRIHQELRAAGHPVGRHRVARLMRRADLRARTRKAFRPCSRASSGAAGVAENLLQQDFQPPAPNRCWAGDITYIRTSAGWRYLAVWIDLFSRRVVGWTLNQRMDAALVIEALNRALGHRQVEPEQLLIHTDQGSQYRASDYRDRLAKHGILCSMSAKGCCWDNAVVESFFSTLKLELDLDDDRAVLISPQQLQRDLAFWIEGYYNRERRHSTVGYLSPIDYEQRFIAASTLTFVTP, encoded by the coding sequence CTGATCGACCAGCTCGCTGATCAGCATTCCATCTCCTGGCTGTGCCGGCAACTGGGCGTGGCCCGCAGTGGGTTCTACGCCTGGCGGCAGCGGCACGAGGCGCCGGGAAAGCGAGCGGCTGAGAACGCCCGACTCACCGCTGAGATCCAGGCGGTGTTCGGCGAGCACCGGGGCTTCTACGGCTCGCCTCGGATCCACCAGGAACTGCGCGCAGCCGGCCACCCGGTGGGACGCCACCGTGTCGCTCGGCTCATGCGTCGTGCCGATCTGCGGGCCAGGACCCGAAAGGCGTTCCGGCCCTGCAGCAGGGCCAGCAGCGGAGCCGCTGGGGTGGCGGAGAACCTGCTGCAGCAGGACTTCCAGCCCCCGGCCCCGAACCGCTGCTGGGCCGGCGACATCACCTACATCCGCACCAGCGCCGGCTGGCGATACCTGGCGGTGTGGATCGATCTGTTCAGTCGCCGTGTGGTGGGTTGGACGCTGAATCAACGCATGGATGCCGCCCTGGTGATCGAGGCCCTCAACCGGGCCCTCGGCCACCGGCAGGTGGAGCCGGAGCAGCTGCTGATCCACACGGATCAGGGCAGCCAGTACCGGGCCAGCGACTACCGCGACCGGCTGGCCAAACACGGGATCCTCTGCAGCATGTCCGCCAAGGGATGCTGCTGGGACAACGCGGTGGTGGAGAGCTTCTTCTCCACCCTCAAATTGGAACTGGACCTCGATGACGATCGGGCAGTCCTAATTTCACCGCAGCAGCTGCAGCGCGATCTGGCCTTCTGGATCGAGGGCTACTACAACCGCGAGCGCCGCCATTCAACGGTCGGTTACCTGAGCCCGATCGACTACGAGCAGCGGTTCATCGCTGCATCTACACTCACCTTTGTGACCCCCTGA
- a CDS encoding SRPBCC domain-containing protein yields MQITIEVNIAAPIDEVWKAWTSPADIQQWNAASEDWHCPSAEIDLRAGGKFSYRMEAKDGSMGFDFGGPLCQES; encoded by the coding sequence ATGCAGATCACGATTGAAGTCAACATAGCTGCTCCCATCGATGAAGTCTGGAAGGCGTGGACCTCACCCGCTGACATTCAGCAGTGGAATGCGGCTTCGGAAGATTGGCATTGCCCAAGTGCAGAGATCGACCTGAGGGCGGGTGGAAAGTTCTCATACCGCATGGAAGCCAAAGACGGCAGCATGGGCTTTGATTTCGGAGGCCCCCTCTGCCAGGAAAGTTGA
- a CDS encoding PQQ-dependent sugar dehydrogenase has protein sequence MARARLEGDALLDVREIFESDSWTPGGPMAGRAAFGPDGMIYLTVNDHVEHDGRDGRKESLLAQQLDNDFGKVLRIRDDGGIPADNPFVAREGANGQRNVTDFAWHPETDELWTTEVAPMGGDEINILRAGSNYGWPLVSLGKNYNRKELSDNHWYLSGMEMPVMYWTPSSSPSTLAWYTGDKLAPWKGHLFVGALNGQTLVRMAFYQPMLQAERRDSLFIPLGRRWRGAHLSPSVFRDGEFRYFFFSREESRVHIHVSHPDGEAKFWLKPTIELARNIGLSSSRVKDAARLVESHQQVIINAWNDHFGS, from the coding sequence CTGGCCCGCGCGCGTCTCGAGGGCGATGCTCTGCTCGACGTGCGCGAGATCTTCGAATCCGATTCCTGGACCCCCGGCGGGCCGATGGCAGGGCGCGCGGCCTTCGGCCCCGACGGCATGATTTATCTGACCGTGAACGATCACGTCGAGCACGACGGCCGCGACGGCCGCAAGGAATCCTTACTAGCGCAGCAGCTCGATAACGACTTCGGCAAGGTCTTGCGGATTCGCGACGACGGCGGAATTCCCGCCGACAATCCGTTCGTCGCTCGCGAGGGCGCGAACGGCCAGCGCAACGTGACCGACTTCGCTTGGCATCCGGAGACCGACGAGCTCTGGACCACCGAAGTCGCCCCGATGGGCGGCGACGAGATCAATATCCTGCGCGCCGGCTCGAACTACGGTTGGCCGCTCGTCTCTCTCGGTAAGAACTACAACCGCAAGGAGCTCAGCGACAACCACTGGTACTTATCCGGCATGGAGATGCCGGTCATGTACTGGACGCCGTCGAGCAGCCCGTCGACGCTGGCGTGGTACACCGGCGACAAGCTCGCGCCGTGGAAGGGGCATCTCTTCGTCGGCGCGCTGAACGGCCAGACGCTCGTGCGCATGGCGTTTTACCAACCGATGCTGCAAGCGGAGCGCCGCGACTCGCTGTTCATCCCGCTCGGGCGCCGATGGCGGGGAGCACATTTGTCACCATCAGTGTTCCGGGATGGCGAATTTCGCTATTTCTTCTTCTCGCGCGAGGAAAGCCGAGTTCACATCCATGTAAGCCATCCAGATGGTGAGGCGAAGTTCTGGCTAAAGCCGACCATTGAACTCGCCCGCAACATTGGGCTAAGCTCTTCAAGGGTCAAAGATGCTGCACGGTTAGTCGAGTCACACCAACAGGTGATCATCAATGCCTGGAACGACCACTTTGGGAGCTGA
- a CDS encoding alpha/beta hydrolase, which translates to MTKSSTPAGVHLATSTGTLYGTQIIPASHLPTPVVLIIAGSGPTDRNGNGPLAGENNSLKQLAEGLADHGIASIRYDKRGIGESSAAGPDEVDMRFDTYADDAALWIQQLQVDTRFSSVTVIGHSEGSLIGMLANKKAEADAFVSIAGPAQSASIILRKQLQSRLPDALWQQSEQILVALEQGNPVISVPLELNFVFRASVQPYLISWFRYTPAQEIAHLTIPVLMVQGTTDIQVPVSEAQALKMAKPDAEFRMIEGMNHVLKAVSLDPEQQNASYSDPTLPVVPELVEGISQFIHARERLRGSHHSLHRNVPH; encoded by the coding sequence ATGACAAAATCCTCAACGCCTGCCGGGGTCCACCTTGCAACATCCACAGGCACTCTCTATGGCACACAGATCATTCCAGCCTCTCATCTGCCAACGCCAGTGGTGTTGATCATCGCGGGTTCAGGTCCGACTGATCGCAATGGGAATGGGCCTCTAGCTGGCGAGAATAACAGCCTCAAGCAACTAGCTGAAGGGTTGGCTGATCACGGCATTGCCTCGATACGCTATGACAAGCGTGGTATTGGAGAAAGCTCAGCCGCAGGGCCTGACGAAGTTGATATGCGTTTTGATACCTATGCTGATGATGCAGCACTCTGGATTCAACAACTACAGGTAGATACTCGTTTCTCAAGCGTCACCGTCATTGGTCACAGTGAAGGTTCTCTGATTGGAATGCTGGCGAACAAAAAAGCGGAAGCAGATGCTTTTGTCTCAATCGCCGGCCCCGCCCAATCGGCATCAATCATTCTACGAAAACAACTGCAATCTAGATTGCCAGATGCATTATGGCAACAGAGTGAGCAGATTCTTGTTGCTCTAGAGCAAGGTAACCCTGTGATCTCCGTTCCACTGGAATTAAATTTTGTCTTCAGAGCGAGCGTCCAGCCTTATCTCATTTCTTGGTTCCGTTACACCCCTGCCCAGGAGATTGCGCACCTCACGATTCCTGTTCTCATGGTTCAAGGAACCACAGATATCCAAGTGCCTGTCAGCGAGGCACAAGCCCTGAAAATGGCAAAGCCTGATGCGGAGTTTAGAATGATTGAAGGGATGAACCACGTCTTAAAAGCTGTTTCATTAGATCCTGAACAGCAAAATGCTTCCTACTCCGACCCAACGTTGCCAGTTGTGCCTGAACTCGTTGAAGGGATCAGTCAATTCATTCATGCCCGTGAGAGGCTTCGGGGGTCTCATCATTCCCTGCACCGAAATGTGCCACATTGA
- a CDS encoding M35 family metallo-endopeptidase, with translation MSAALSEAQGLVRAAIRDLSQAVGRGRDIKDLPPKTIEALQWHFKTTAREHVRNIHDLFTHIQDRLSQGLRIFSCLDTEGACTALNRAIPIVGVIPAAVAYTRPGDHPIVLCPAFFLESLLGLGSTLEQAVTMIHEAGHNAGLALLQPLPQLPREVYIEEQVYRALDAQQAMQTTDVFANFARDNVHGIPGRFAMNVPGELRAGVAISDDRPPQFVLSYGVTAEFQHPVLRILIPTASVELIYMPFSSQAEQRAMLAGTVGARLAARGEKIFLDLRAGVVVEPGRLSAGLTAALVEASTHFQPGSFDISAFFQAHRSLIEAEQNKIILGIGVDL, from the coding sequence ATGTCGGCGGCGTTGAGCGAGGCACAGGGTCTGGTGCGCGCCGCGATACGAGATCTGTCGCAGGCCGTCGGCCGCGGTCGCGACATCAAGGACCTGCCGCCGAAAACCATCGAAGCGCTGCAGTGGCACTTCAAGACGACGGCGCGCGAGCATGTCAGAAACATCCACGACCTCTTCACGCACATTCAGGATCGCCTGAGCCAGGGGCTGCGCATCTTCTCGTGCCTCGATACGGAAGGCGCCTGCACCGCGTTGAACCGCGCGATTCCCATCGTCGGCGTCATTCCCGCGGCGGTTGCCTATACGCGGCCTGGTGATCATCCGATCGTGCTGTGCCCGGCCTTCTTCCTCGAGTCGCTACTCGGCTTGGGATCCACGCTCGAGCAGGCGGTGACGATGATCCACGAAGCCGGCCACAACGCCGGCTTGGCTCTCTTGCAGCCGCTGCCGCAGCTTCCGCGGGAGGTGTACATCGAGGAGCAGGTGTATCGCGCGCTCGACGCGCAGCAGGCGATGCAGACGACCGACGTATTCGCCAACTTCGCGCGCGACAATGTCCACGGCATTCCCGGGCGGTTCGCGATGAATGTGCCAGGCGAGCTGCGCGCGGGCGTTGCGATCTCCGATGATCGGCCACCGCAGTTCGTGCTGAGCTACGGTGTCACGGCGGAGTTCCAGCATCCCGTGCTGCGCATTCTGATTCCGACGGCCAGCGTCGAGCTCATCTACATGCCGTTCTCCTCGCAGGCCGAGCAGCGCGCCATGCTGGCAGGCACCGTCGGAGCGCGCCTCGCTGCGCGAGGCGAAAAGATTTTTCTGGATCTGCGAGCCGGGGTGGTCGTCGAGCCGGGACGGCTCTCCGCGGGCCTGACTGCCGCGCTGGTCGAAGCGTCGACGCATTTCCAGCCGGGCTCGTTCGACATCTCCGCGTTCTTTCAGGCGCACCGCTCGCTGATAGAAGCGGAGCAGAACAAGATCATTCTCGGCATCGGCGTGGATCTCTGA
- a CDS encoding transposase encodes MTNPTKTRRRFTAQQKVEAVELCLQEGLSCNAVAQRLGLPSSSLARWVRQARMDRGQAGPRDQGLLSSEERAELSRLRKENRELRREKDFFRLAAAHFAKEQLPPRGFA; translated from the coding sequence ATGACCAACCCAACCAAGACTCGGCGCCGATTCACGGCGCAGCAGAAGGTGGAGGCCGTGGAGCTCTGCCTGCAGGAGGGCCTCTCCTGCAATGCCGTGGCCCAGCGGCTTGGCCTTCCCTCCAGCAGCCTCGCTCGCTGGGTGAGGCAGGCCCGCATGGATCGCGGCCAGGCCGGACCCAGGGACCAGGGCCTGCTCAGCAGTGAGGAGCGCGCTGAACTCAGCCGGCTCCGCAAGGAGAACCGCGAGCTCAGGAGGGAGAAGGATTTTTTCAGGCTGGCGGCAGCGCACTTTGCCAAGGAGCAGCTGCCGCCGAGAGGTTTCGCCTGA
- a CDS encoding DUF2442 domain-containing protein, which translates to MPGTTTLGAEVTNVSGHCIWILIDDEELALPYSEFPWFKAATIQQIISVLRSTADHLYWPDLDVDLSVESIRHPDRFPLRARCTFQPCHSPESPPQTH; encoded by the coding sequence ATGCCTGGAACGACCACTTTGGGAGCTGAGGTCACGAATGTTTCTGGCCATTGCATCTGGATTCTGATTGACGATGAAGAACTGGCACTTCCTTATTCCGAGTTTCCCTGGTTCAAGGCGGCTACGATTCAGCAGATTATCAGCGTTCTTCGATCCACGGCTGACCATCTCTATTGGCCTGATCTAGACGTTGACTTATCCGTTGAGTCGATTCGCCATCCTGACAGATTTCCTCTCAGGGCGAGGTGCACTTTCCAACCATGCCATTCACCTGAGTCGCCCCCTCAGACACACTGA
- a CDS encoding EAL domain-containing protein has protein sequence MTLVDLSSESGEAHRVHAWVESDVAIRARQFEMQWTSRIEHALDDDGFVLFAQRMQGLQQALHGLHAEILLRMKNKDGSLTQPGAFLPAAERFHLVSRVDRWVLRHAVNWMKALPDISMIDTLSVNLSGQSVGDRAFHAWAKDMLVHAGAEVCTRLCLEITETTTVTNLADAAIFIAAVRAIGIKVALDDFGAGASSFGYLKSLPVDYLKIDGQFIRELTQDPLDEAAVRCFADVAKVIGVKTIAECVEQPSVLDRLRQIGVDFAQGYLIHRPEPIEMLLQ, from the coding sequence GTGACCCTTGTCGACTTGTCCTCAGAATCGGGGGAAGCCCACCGCGTGCACGCTTGGGTCGAGAGCGACGTGGCTATACGTGCCCGCCAGTTCGAGATGCAGTGGACATCACGCATTGAGCACGCCTTGGATGATGATGGATTTGTCCTCTTCGCGCAGCGCATGCAAGGCCTGCAGCAAGCGCTCCATGGTCTGCATGCGGAGATCCTGCTGCGAATGAAGAATAAAGACGGCAGCCTGACCCAGCCAGGTGCCTTCTTGCCGGCGGCGGAACGCTTCCATCTCGTGTCGCGCGTGGATCGCTGGGTGCTTCGTCACGCAGTGAACTGGATGAAGGCCTTGCCGGACATCAGCATGATCGACACACTGAGCGTCAATCTCTCGGGACAGTCCGTGGGAGACCGCGCCTTCCATGCATGGGCTAAGGACATGCTCGTCCATGCCGGAGCAGAGGTGTGCACCCGGCTTTGCCTAGAGATCACCGAGACTACAACGGTCACGAACCTTGCCGACGCCGCGATCTTCATCGCGGCCGTGCGGGCAATCGGCATAAAAGTGGCGCTCGATGACTTCGGCGCAGGAGCATCTTCCTTTGGCTACCTGAAGTCCCTCCCTGTGGACTACTTGAAGATCGACGGCCAGTTCATCCGGGAGCTCACGCAGGACCCGCTGGACGAGGCCGCCGTGCGCTGCTTCGCGGATGTGGCCAAGGTGATCGGCGTGAAGACGATCGCCGAATGTGTTGAGCAGCCCAGCGTGCTGGATCGACTGCGGCAGATCGGAGTGGACTTTGCTCAAGGGTATCTGATCCATCGACCGGAGCCCATTGAGATGCTGCTGCAGTAG
- a CDS encoding PAS domain-containing protein: protein MAAPARDDEVRSVIALKRLQVLDSEPEAEFDALVQIAASICGVPISLISLIDTDRQWFKANVGLPGVEQTPREHAFCAHAVLGADVLEVEDATRDARFADNPLVVGQPDIRFYAGAPLRLSGGETVGTLCVIDRKPGKLTDQQRDLLRELSAMAAKLLEGRLAVREHVAAAQSDSALENYLRLVVDNAPAMMAYWNADLTCRFANQAYRDWFGADPDQLIGKHISELLGPALYELNKPYLESALQGQSQTFERKITTPSGTTRFSLTQYVPDVADGKVRGLLVHVTDVTRLKSTEEALRREMADRARVHDLLLTSAEELDRAQKLGAIGSWTWQVAGDHVDWSAELFNILGCDPARGTPSFAEQAGLYQSDSYARLQKAVGKALDTGEPYQLDLAFVRPDGREGWLEARGEALRNEEGKVYRLRGTVQDITERRQAQDALAHQHELLRVTMQSIGDAVITTDAAANVTWLNPVAERMIGWLASEAKGRPLTQVFNIVNEETRAVTDNPVATCLEQEKVVGLANHTLLISRDGTEFGIEDSAAPIRNASGEILGVVLVFHDVSEQRRMSGEMTYRATHDLLTGLVNRAEFETRLLRVLRHAHEERSEHALLYIDLDQFKLVNDACGHAIGDQLLQQVGKLFGETVRARDTLARLGGDEFAVILRHCTSYQAAQVAQKICNRMDDFRFIHGDRRFRIGVSIGVVPVDERWASIAAIQQAADTSCYAAKEAGRNRGVPPISWTAIRGSQR from the coding sequence ATGGCCGCACCCGCCCGAGATGACGAAGTTCGTAGCGTCATCGCCCTCAAGCGACTGCAGGTCCTCGACTCCGAACCCGAAGCCGAGTTCGACGCCCTGGTTCAGATCGCCGCTTCGATCTGTGGTGTCCCTATCTCGCTCATCAGCCTGATCGACACTGACCGCCAGTGGTTCAAGGCCAATGTCGGCCTGCCGGGTGTGGAGCAGACGCCGCGCGAGCACGCTTTTTGTGCGCATGCGGTGCTGGGTGCGGATGTGCTCGAAGTCGAAGATGCGACGCGGGACGCCCGTTTTGCTGACAACCCGCTCGTCGTCGGCCAGCCCGACATCCGTTTTTACGCCGGCGCACCCTTGAGGCTCAGTGGCGGCGAGACGGTTGGCACGCTGTGCGTCATCGATCGGAAGCCAGGCAAGCTGACCGATCAACAGCGGGATTTGTTGCGCGAGCTTTCGGCGATGGCAGCCAAGTTGCTCGAAGGTCGCCTGGCCGTGCGTGAGCACGTAGCTGCCGCGCAGTCTGATTCCGCGCTTGAAAACTATCTGCGTCTTGTGGTCGACAACGCGCCGGCGATGATGGCCTACTGGAACGCTGACCTGACCTGTCGATTCGCCAATCAAGCCTACCGCGACTGGTTCGGGGCGGACCCAGATCAGCTGATTGGCAAACACATCAGCGAACTCCTCGGCCCGGCGCTATATGAGCTGAACAAGCCCTACCTCGAGTCGGCGCTGCAAGGCCAGTCACAAACGTTCGAGCGCAAGATTACCACTCCGTCAGGCACCACTCGCTTCAGTCTGACTCAGTACGTACCCGATGTCGCCGATGGCAAGGTCCGGGGTTTGCTCGTCCACGTGACGGACGTCACGCGCCTGAAGTCCACCGAAGAAGCACTGCGCCGCGAGATGGCAGATCGCGCGCGCGTTCATGATCTGCTGTTGACGAGCGCTGAGGAGCTGGACCGAGCCCAGAAGCTGGGAGCCATCGGCAGCTGGACATGGCAGGTGGCCGGTGACCACGTCGATTGGTCGGCTGAGCTCTTCAACATTCTGGGATGTGACCCGGCTCGAGGCACGCCGTCGTTCGCGGAACAGGCCGGCCTCTATCAGTCCGACAGCTACGCTCGCCTGCAAAAGGCTGTAGGAAAGGCGCTGGATACCGGCGAGCCGTACCAGTTAGATCTGGCGTTCGTGCGCCCGGACGGCCGCGAGGGCTGGCTGGAGGCCCGAGGGGAAGCTCTGCGCAATGAAGAGGGCAAGGTGTACCGGCTCAGAGGTACGGTTCAAGACATCACTGAGCGTCGTCAGGCTCAGGACGCGCTGGCCCACCAACACGAGCTGCTGCGCGTCACCATGCAATCGATCGGTGACGCGGTCATCACGACCGACGCCGCAGCCAACGTGACCTGGCTGAATCCTGTCGCCGAGCGGATGATCGGTTGGCTGGCCAGCGAGGCCAAAGGACGCCCCCTCACTCAGGTCTTCAACATCGTCAACGAAGAGACCCGCGCTGTTACTGATAATCCGGTCGCCACTTGCTTAGAACAGGAAAAGGTCGTCGGTCTGGCCAACCACACGCTGTTGATCTCGCGGGACGGCACGGAGTTTGGCATCGAGGACTCCGCAGCGCCAATCCGCAATGCAAGCGGCGAGATTCTGGGCGTCGTGCTGGTGTTCCACGACGTCTCGGAACAGCGGCGCATGTCCGGTGAGATGACCTACCGCGCCACGCACGATCTGCTGACCGGCTTGGTCAATCGGGCGGAGTTCGAAACCAGACTGCTGCGGGTCTTGCGCCATGCCCATGAAGAGCGGAGCGAGCATGCCTTGCTCTACATCGACTTGGATCAGTTCAAGCTCGTCAACGACGCCTGCGGCCACGCCATCGGCGATCAGCTGCTGCAGCAGGTGGGCAAGTTGTTCGGCGAGACCGTGCGGGCGCGCGACACGCTGGCACGGCTAGGCGGAGATGAGTTCGCTGTTATCCTCAGGCATTGCACGTCCTACCAGGCCGCACAGGTGGCCCAGAAGATCTGCAACCGTATGGATGACTTTCGGTTCATCCATGGCGACCGCAGGTTTCGCATTGGCGTGAGCATCGGAGTGGTACCTGTCGACGAGCGCTGGGCCAGCATCGCCGCCATCCAGCAGGCGGCGGACACCTCGTGCTATGCCGCCAAGGAGGCTGGGCGCAACCGTGGGGTTCCCCCGATTTCGTGGACAGCGATCAGGGGGTCACAAAGGTGA
- a CDS encoding IS3 family transposase, giving the protein MVDRGHPDLTVTRQCELLGLPRSTLYYQPVPVRDSTLQIMARIDALYLEDPTAGSRRMVHYLARDGIPITRDRVRNLMQRMGLRAIYQKPRTTVSGKPSERFPCLVDLQLLTAPDQVWATDITYIPLRKGFLYLVAIVDLFSRHVLAWRLSNSLDTEFCLEALAMALASGRKPQIFHSDQGCQFTSSAFVQRLKDEEIQISWSGRKRCFDNILVERLWRTVKYEEVYLRAYSDGWEAEISLARFLWRYCHVRPHSSLGGRTPHEVYTDAESRSSRPRLTMSGAASVQ; this is encoded by the coding sequence CTGGTCGATCGTGGCCACCCTGATCTCACGGTCACTCGCCAATGCGAGCTGCTGGGCCTGCCTCGCTCCACGCTGTATTACCAGCCGGTGCCTGTCCGTGACTCCACGCTGCAGATCATGGCGAGGATCGATGCCCTCTACCTGGAGGATCCCACCGCGGGCAGCCGGCGGATGGTCCATTACCTGGCCAGAGACGGCATCCCGATCACCCGCGACCGTGTCCGAAACCTCATGCAGCGCATGGGTTTACGAGCGATCTATCAGAAACCCCGCACCACGGTATCGGGTAAACCATCCGAGCGCTTTCCCTGCCTGGTGGACCTCCAGCTCCTCACGGCTCCAGATCAGGTCTGGGCGACAGATATCACCTACATCCCACTGCGGAAGGGCTTCCTGTACTTGGTGGCGATTGTGGACCTGTTCTCCAGGCACGTGCTCGCCTGGAGACTCTCCAACAGCCTTGACACGGAGTTCTGTTTGGAGGCCCTGGCGATGGCACTGGCGAGCGGCCGCAAGCCACAGATCTTCCATTCCGACCAAGGCTGTCAATTCACCTCCTCAGCCTTCGTTCAACGACTCAAGGATGAGGAGATACAGATCAGCTGGTCAGGAAGAAAGCGCTGTTTTGACAACATCCTGGTGGAGAGGCTGTGGCGCACCGTCAAGTATGAGGAAGTGTATCTGCGTGCCTACAGCGATGGCTGGGAGGCGGAGATCAGCCTGGCCCGCTTCCTGTGGAGGTACTGCCATGTAAGGCCCCATAGCTCCCTGGGAGGCAGAACTCCCCATGAGGTCTACACTGATGCCGAATCCCGTTCCTCCCGTCCGAGGCTAACGATGTCAGGGGCCGCATCTGTCCAATAA
- a CDS encoding P-loop ATPase, Sll1717 family, translated as MTASNQISLGQVDFGNEAGDDVLPSEVVEFFVEQPVFHQFLDEKKKILMATAKKGVGKSALIQWIEAKTEEVHGDKVIIINCKGSDLVRSNFKLTSQPSLPNEYIQDWKTRVCALINRRIGSEIGLAINDDDITLVESAEIEGFRRRSLVTSLTDRLSNLLPAKLKAEKKTAANEIELLKRVSKKKVWFLVDDLDATYQRSERENLELSTFFSACRALSAQVTGICFRVTMRTDVWPLIRRYDESLDKFEQYVKDIAWSQSEFRSLLAKRIQSQSLEQNHIHQDSAALQPSTVHQEEAIIAKAFDNAMAWGDKEKPVYQVIYTLSYHRPRWAIQLCKLAQADAIRRNQKLITKLNIDTVWGDYGKKRIDDLIVEHKHQCKEVEELINSFRGAPRRMSRDELIDWIKRNVTTHVTPVIEGRQVTSALDLAHFLFRLGFIVARTEREDEGYEHYFFADMPDFLSSRTNKDFGSLWEVHPEVVWFFWTGSIVNL; from the coding sequence ATGACAGCGTCCAACCAAATCAGTCTTGGCCAAGTTGACTTTGGCAATGAAGCTGGAGACGACGTGCTCCCCTCGGAGGTGGTGGAGTTTTTTGTCGAGCAACCTGTCTTCCATCAATTTCTTGACGAGAAGAAGAAGATACTTATGGCAACAGCAAAGAAAGGAGTGGGAAAATCTGCTCTGATTCAGTGGATTGAAGCAAAGACCGAGGAAGTTCATGGGGACAAGGTTATAATCATCAATTGCAAAGGAAGCGATCTTGTCCGCTCCAACTTCAAGCTAACTTCCCAGCCAAGCTTGCCAAATGAATATATCCAAGACTGGAAGACAAGAGTATGCGCGTTAATCAATCGAAGGATCGGCTCTGAAATTGGCCTTGCCATTAACGACGACGACATAACACTAGTTGAAAGTGCAGAGATCGAAGGATTTCGACGGCGAAGTTTAGTGACCAGTCTCACTGATCGGCTTTCTAATCTCTTGCCAGCAAAGCTGAAGGCCGAGAAAAAAACAGCCGCCAATGAGATTGAACTGTTAAAGCGGGTCAGCAAAAAGAAGGTATGGTTCTTGGTGGACGATCTTGATGCAACATATCAGAGATCCGAAAGGGAGAATCTTGAGTTGAGTACATTCTTCTCGGCGTGCCGCGCTCTGTCAGCTCAAGTGACTGGAATTTGTTTTCGCGTCACAATGCGCACCGATGTATGGCCACTAATTCGGCGGTACGATGAATCACTAGACAAGTTTGAGCAGTATGTTAAGGACATTGCTTGGAGCCAATCTGAGTTTCGCTCTCTTCTTGCAAAACGAATACAATCCCAAAGCCTTGAGCAGAACCATATCCATCAAGATAGTGCAGCTCTTCAGCCTTCAACAGTGCATCAAGAAGAGGCAATCATAGCTAAGGCGTTTGACAACGCGATGGCATGGGGCGACAAGGAGAAGCCCGTCTACCAAGTAATCTATACCCTTTCCTATCATCGCCCAAGATGGGCAATTCAACTATGCAAACTTGCTCAAGCAGATGCAATTAGGCGAAATCAAAAGCTCATCACCAAGCTCAATATAGATACAGTATGGGGCGACTATGGCAAGAAGAGAATCGATGATCTAATAGTTGAGCATAAGCACCAGTGCAAAGAGGTTGAAGAATTAATCAATAGTTTTCGAGGAGCTCCACGAAGAATGTCTCGAGATGAGTTGATTGACTGGATCAAGCGCAATGTAACTACGCACGTAACCCCCGTAATCGAAGGCCGACAAGTAACGTCTGCGCTAGATCTGGCACATTTTCTGTTTCGCCTTGGGTTTATCGTGGCGAGGACCGAGCGGGAAGATGAAGGGTACGAACACTATTTCTTTGCGGATATGCCAGACTTTCTCTCAAGTCGGACAAACAAGGACTTTGGCTCCCTCTGGGAGGTGCACCCTGAGGTGGTCTGGTTTTTCTGGACAGGCTCCATCGTTAACCTGTGA
- a CDS encoding SRPBCC domain-containing protein, translated as MTIEVHVAAPNEEVWKACTSPAYIQQWNAASEDWHCPSAEIDLSPSRKFSYCIRLLRCNCCLADPLRWLLFRPAARHTQGA; from the coding sequence ATGACGATTGAAGTCCACGTTGCTGCTCCCAACGAAGAAGTGTGGAAAGCATGCACCTCACCTGCTTACATTCAGCAGTGGAATGCGGCTTCGGAAGACTGGCATTGCCCAAGTGCAGAGATCGACCTGAGCCCTAGTAGAAAGTTCTCTTACTGCATAAGACTCCTAAGATGCAATTGCTGCCTCGCGGATCCCTTGCGATGGCTGCTGTTTCGACCAGCGGCCCGACACACTCAGGGTGCTTAG
- a CDS encoding IS3 family transposase translates to MSKRRTHSPEFKAKVAMEAISGRKTLQEIAADHAVHPIQVSQWKKQLLEGASDLFTRGKKTQAKDESQAKEAELFQQIGKLQMELEWLKKKSQLL, encoded by the coding sequence ATGAGCAAACGCCGCACCCATAGCCCCGAGTTCAAGGCCAAGGTCGCCATGGAGGCGATCAGTGGCCGCAAGACGCTTCAGGAGATCGCCGCCGACCACGCGGTGCATCCGATCCAGGTGAGCCAGTGGAAGAAGCAACTACTGGAGGGTGCCAGCGACTTGTTCACCCGGGGCAAAAAGACACAGGCCAAGGATGAGAGCCAGGCCAAGGAGGCTGAGCTGTTCCAGCAGATCGGCAAGCTCCAGATGGAGCTGGAGTGGCTGAAAAAAAAGTCTCAACTCCTCTGA